Proteins from a genomic interval of Lolium perenne isolate Kyuss_39 chromosome 1, Kyuss_2.0, whole genome shotgun sequence:
- the LOC127296741 gene encoding probable lactoylglutathione lyase, chloroplastic yields MARLLFPLPIAAAAASSIHLAAARFRHPVVSVARREALFGGRAPARLATRGVSAGGSAARAGTVIGPEEALEWVKSDRRRLLHVVYRVGDLDKTIKFYTECLGMKLLRKRDIPEERYTNAFLGYGPEDSHFVVELTYNYGVESYDIGSGFGHFGIAVEDVEKTVELIKAKGGTVTREPGPVKGGKSVIAFIEDPDGYKFELIERGPTPEPLCQVMLRVGDLDRAINFYEKAFGMELLRKKDNPQYKYTIAMMGYGPEDKNAVLELTYNYGVKEYDKGNAYAQIAIGTDDVYKTAEVVRQNGGQITREPGPLPGISTKITACTDPDGWKSVFVDNLDFLKELEE; encoded by the exons ATGGCTCGCCTCCTCTTCCCCCTCccaatcgccgccgccgccgcctcctccatccaCCTCGCCGCCGCCCGCTTCCGCCACCCAGTCGTCTCCG TCGCGCGGCGCGAGGCGCTCTTCGGCGGAAGAGCGCCGGCGAGGCTGGCAACGAGGGGAGTGAGCGCTGGCGGGTCGGCGGCGCGGGCGGGCACGGTGATCGGCCCCGAGGAGGCGCTGGAGTGGGTCAAGAGCGACCGCAGGCGCCTGCTCCACGTCGTCTACCGCGTCGGCGACCTCGACAAGACGATCAA GTTTTACACCGAGTGCTTGGGGATGAAGCTGCTGCGGAAGAGGGACATCCCGGAGGAGAGGTACACCAATGCCTTCCTCGGGTACGGACCAGAGGACTCGCATTTCGTTGTGGAGCTCACTTACA ATTACGGCGTGGAGAGTTATGACATCGGGTCTGGTTTCGGTCATTTTGGAATCGCTGTTGAGGAT GTCGAGAAAACAGTTGAACTTATTAAAGCTAAGGGAGGAACAGTAACAAGGGAACCAGGTCCGGTAAAAGGTGGAAAATCAGTCAttgccttcattgaagatcctgaTGGTTACAAATTTGAGCTTATAGAAAGAGGTCCCACACCTGAGCCTTTATGCCAAGTAATGCTTCGAGTGGGAGATCTAGATCGTGCTATAAATTTTTATGAGAAG GCATTTGGTATGGAACTTCTTCGCAAGAAAGACAATCCTCAATACAAG TATACCATTGCTATGATGGGATATGGTCCTGAAGACAAAAATGCTGTACTAGAGCTGACATACAATTATGGTGTCAAGGAATATGACAAAGGAAATGCTTATGCGCAG ATTGCTATTGGTACGGATGATGTCTACAAGACTGCGGAAGTCGTTAGACAAAATGGTGGACAAATAACTCGTGAACCTGGTCCATTACCTGGCATTAGTACCAAGATAACTGCCTGCACAGATCCAGATGGCTGGAAATCA GTATTCGTCGACAATTTAGATTTCCTCAAGGAACTGGAAGAATGA